A window from Flavobacterium sp. 83 encodes these proteins:
- a CDS encoding COX15/CtaA family protein gives MKKENKSVIIWLLSGCFLIFLMVVVGGITRLTNSGLSMTDWHLVTDTLPPLSDAKWQEAFEKYKQFPEYQKINIHNDFTLSDYKFIYFWEWFHRFIGRILGFVFIIPFVYFLSKKKIDRETLKKCYILLGMGAFQGFLGWFMVKSGLVNDPDVSHFRLALHLTFAFITFAYSFWVALDLLYPEKKKIEKSLRTIARVALAFLLLQIIYGGFVAGLNAGLIHNHWPLMSDGQFIHDSVFLEQKNLFLSFTEGKSGVQFVHRTFAYFVVGMIVLLYFKSINFTLDKAQNKGIKLLLVLVFVQFGLGVFTLLYGVPLWLGLLHQVSAFFLLTAMTFTLHRLSK, from the coding sequence ATGAAAAAAGAGAATAAGTCAGTTATTATTTGGTTGCTTTCAGGATGCTTTTTAATATTTTTAATGGTTGTTGTTGGCGGAATCACACGGCTGACCAATTCAGGTCTTTCCATGACCGATTGGCACTTAGTCACTGATACCTTACCTCCTCTTTCGGATGCAAAATGGCAGGAAGCTTTTGAAAAATACAAGCAATTTCCAGAATATCAAAAAATAAATATTCATAACGATTTTACCCTTTCAGATTATAAATTCATCTATTTCTGGGAATGGTTTCACCGCTTTATTGGACGCATCCTAGGTTTTGTTTTCATCATTCCATTTGTTTATTTTTTAAGTAAGAAAAAAATTGACCGCGAAACACTAAAAAAATGTTACATTCTTCTGGGAATGGGTGCTTTCCAAGGTTTTCTTGGTTGGTTTATGGTAAAAAGTGGCTTAGTAAACGACCCAGACGTAAGTCATTTTAGACTTGCATTACATTTGACTTTTGCATTTATCACATTTGCTTATTCCTTTTGGGTTGCTCTGGATTTACTATATCCAGAAAAGAAAAAAATTGAAAAATCATTACGAACTATAGCTCGCGTAGCATTAGCTTTTTTATTGTTACAAATTATATACGGCGGCTTCGTTGCTGGTTTAAATGCCGGTTTAATTCACAATCACTGGCCTTTAATGAGTGACGGACAATTTATTCACGATAGTGTTTTTCTTGAACAAAAAAATCTGTTTTTGAGCTTTACTGAGGGAAAAAGCGGCGTTCAATTTGTACATCGAACATTTGCTTATTTTGTGGTTGGTATGATTGTTTTATTGTATTTCAAAAGCATTAATTTTACTTTAGACAAAGCACAAAACAAAGGAATTAAATTGCTTTTAGTATTAGTTTTCGTTCAGTTTGGATTAGGAGTATTTACCTTATTATATGGAGTCCCTTTATGGTTAGGGCTCTTACATCAGGTAAGCGCTTTTTTCTTATTGACAGCAATGACTTTTACTTTACATCGATTATCAAAATAA